One part of the Rhizobium rhizogenes genome encodes these proteins:
- a CDS encoding glycosyltransferase family 2 protein, with amino-acid sequence MASLSLSDVTVVSVCYKSDALIADMIASVPEESPIVLVDNGKTNSFADLPSRRNIKTVQLEDNQGFGRGCNAGAAVAQTPWILFLNPDARLTAGAIEALLEAIDRHPSGVAFNPRISNSDGSEYFKRRSWLLPRRRYMKKGWPAVDTVVPVLSGAAFFVSKQKFDAVDGFDPAIFLYHEDDDLSLRLAKLGQLVFARDALVSHAAGHSSGRSPEIARLKAFHMAQSRIYTGVKHKRPLPRLSTFVQAFALIMSPSALFSARRRAKAAGFLKGAVKSIKRQP; translated from the coding sequence ATGGCTAGTTTGTCGCTCTCGGATGTAACGGTAGTCTCTGTTTGTTATAAGAGTGATGCGCTCATAGCAGACATGATCGCGTCTGTCCCCGAAGAGTCACCAATAGTTCTCGTCGACAACGGAAAAACGAATAGTTTTGCGGACCTCCCTTCCCGTAGAAACATCAAGACTGTTCAGTTGGAGGACAATCAGGGCTTCGGCCGCGGCTGCAATGCGGGCGCGGCGGTGGCGCAGACACCTTGGATCCTGTTTTTAAACCCTGACGCCCGATTGACCGCAGGCGCGATTGAAGCCTTGCTGGAGGCCATTGATCGTCACCCGTCGGGCGTTGCATTTAATCCACGAATTTCCAACTCGGACGGAAGTGAATATTTCAAGCGACGGTCCTGGTTATTGCCACGCCGCCGCTACATGAAAAAGGGCTGGCCCGCAGTCGATACGGTCGTTCCCGTTTTGAGCGGGGCCGCATTTTTTGTGTCAAAACAAAAATTCGACGCGGTTGATGGCTTTGATCCAGCTATCTTTCTTTATCACGAAGATGATGACCTATCGTTGCGCCTTGCAAAATTAGGGCAACTCGTATTTGCACGCGATGCCCTTGTTTCCCATGCGGCGGGGCACTCGTCGGGCCGATCTCCAGAAATCGCTCGGCTCAAGGCGTTTCATATGGCGCAATCGAGAATTTATACCGGTGTCAAGCACAAGCGGCCGCTTCCAAGACTTTCGACTTTCGTTCAAGCCTTCGCGCTGATCATGTCGCCCAGCGCTCTATTCTCAGCGCGCCGGCGGGCCAAGGCCGCCGGCTTTCTCAAGGGCGCAGTCAAATCTATCAAACGTCAACCATGA
- a CDS encoding NAD-dependent epimerase/dehydratase family protein, with amino-acid sequence MKILVLGGGGFIGYHLVEDLVVAGHEVKVLGRSRLPGRPLPAGVQYVSGELADSQLMRELLVDVGAVAHLVSGTVPSTGDKDPGKDVELNLLGTLSLLEDMAACNVTRILYLSSGGTVYGKPQEVPIPEGHILDPICSYGVVKVAIESYLKLYEIKAGIRPVVIRASNPYGLYQGNLGVQGIIGTYLNLALKHQPIEIWGDGSTIRDYIHVKDLSSLCVTALLSDRVGVYNGGSGTGTSVLHIAEIVQEITGNPIPIVYKPHRSLDVPVSVLDIERAKMDFDWEPKIGLREGIAGVWSWLKEHE; translated from the coding sequence ATGAAGATATTGGTTCTCGGCGGCGGTGGGTTCATCGGCTACCATCTTGTCGAAGATTTGGTGGTCGCGGGACACGAGGTGAAGGTGCTGGGAAGAAGCCGTCTTCCTGGTCGTCCGCTGCCGGCAGGTGTGCAGTATGTTTCGGGAGAGTTGGCTGATAGCCAGCTGATGCGCGAGCTTCTGGTGGATGTCGGCGCTGTGGCGCATCTTGTCAGCGGGACAGTGCCGTCGACGGGCGATAAGGACCCCGGCAAGGATGTTGAGCTTAATCTTCTCGGAACCTTGAGCCTCCTCGAGGATATGGCAGCATGCAATGTAACCCGCATTCTCTATTTGTCGTCGGGTGGAACTGTCTACGGCAAGCCGCAGGAGGTCCCAATTCCGGAGGGACATATACTCGATCCGATATGTTCGTATGGCGTAGTGAAGGTTGCGATAGAGTCCTATCTTAAACTCTATGAGATCAAGGCCGGTATACGTCCTGTTGTGATCCGAGCATCCAATCCTTACGGTCTCTATCAGGGTAACCTGGGCGTCCAAGGCATAATAGGCACATATCTCAACCTTGCCCTGAAGCACCAGCCCATCGAAATATGGGGAGATGGTTCCACGATTCGCGACTATATTCACGTCAAAGACCTTAGCAGCCTATGCGTCACCGCGCTTCTCAGTGACAGGGTCGGCGTCTATAACGGGGGTAGCGGAACTGGGACTTCCGTCCTCCACATCGCGGAAATCGTACAGGAGATTACGGGTAATCCAATTCCAATAGTCTATAAGCCTCATCGAAGCCTCGACGTTCCGGTATCCGTTCTCGACATAGAACGGGCAAAGATGGATTTTGACTGGGAGCCAAAGATAGGTTTGAGAGAGGGGATTGCCGGCGTCTGGTCATGGCTGAAGGAACACGAATAG
- a CDS encoding glycosyltransferase, producing MTDDLDFTGERYLPTIGGNIYLEHMHRYHLAKNFVKGKDVLDIAGGEGFGTALLAETARSVIGVDISDEAVRHAQSKYKADNISFKVGSCEDIPLPSASVDVVISFETLEHIEAHDRFMEEIKRVLRADGILIISTPEKYAYTVATGLVNPFHVKELLKTEFNELLGQYFAHVSMHGQKIGFGSMIASENQATRFFETDSGNGATTAGIESPMYMIGVASDRPVDDVSMSGVFSQDIQASEPVLKRVEFEQAHWAEILMKDIDQISGKVDALQRNNWMSRASLTKFLKRLIYARLLYTLSEVSAFSTRRRRRFLKSAEKRDPMLLSRKVDQFCLDYYQRIASNRIIAASRSSISAQTGVRVTAIVPNFNHARYLPQRLDSILSQTYPLIDVLVLDDCSSDDSRSVIDSYVKRFPERIRAVYNTENSGNVFRQWQKGHSLAKGDLVWICESDDFCEPTFVERMINAFRDPSVMMAFGRIQFANSQGEYFAGLDHYREDSEPGIWEARLTRPAAEWFRGGFGVKNVIANVGGSLWRRFEISDQVWEEARSYKIMGDWYLYSAIAAGGQIAYEPSSVSYFRIHDSNTSGSSAQSKPEYYKEYARLMTSLKKRWDIPDGTLKRFIEVCRSVSKSAGVQAEEFQKLVNYQSLSAVPREHIHVLVGILGFSFGGGEIFPIHLANALRRKGIMVSILQMHDADDHKDVRRMLDPGIPVYTANAVRDMGIDNFITNAGISVIHSHVANVEGFLLDGQGISAPFISTLHGSYEAMDVSTSRIDRWSRKIDKFAYTADRNLGPFDNLQIGKEKFVKVKNAMPVDEVAFPKTRAQLGVAEDAVVFSLVARGAEGKGWVEAVRAYRLLRERRPDVPMAMLMVGEGPATDDAKLLAATDGTIHFLGFVKEIYGLYRISDVALIPTRFPGESYPLCLIQALQVGVPCVSTDVGEIKAMSQIDGQQAGIIIANDSDNDRFVNELSGAMEKILEKDVRDGFREKAQVLGATYDIDVLAGEYLDHYRSVLARK from the coding sequence ATGACCGACGATCTTGATTTCACCGGCGAACGCTATCTACCCACAATTGGTGGGAATATTTACCTTGAGCATATGCACCGGTATCATTTGGCGAAAAATTTTGTCAAAGGCAAAGACGTTCTCGATATCGCAGGCGGTGAAGGTTTCGGTACAGCACTTCTTGCGGAAACTGCCCGGTCCGTGATTGGCGTGGATATTTCAGACGAAGCGGTCCGTCACGCACAGTCGAAGTACAAAGCCGATAATATTTCCTTCAAGGTTGGATCATGTGAAGACATTCCCTTGCCGTCGGCTTCGGTGGATGTCGTCATTTCCTTTGAAACGCTTGAACACATCGAGGCCCATGATCGCTTTATGGAGGAGATCAAGCGCGTTCTGCGCGCTGATGGAATATTGATCATTTCCACTCCGGAAAAGTACGCCTACACTGTCGCGACTGGGCTGGTTAATCCCTTTCACGTCAAAGAGCTTTTAAAGACCGAATTTAACGAGCTGCTGGGACAATATTTTGCTCATGTGTCGATGCATGGTCAGAAGATTGGTTTTGGGTCAATGATCGCATCTGAAAACCAAGCTACGCGGTTTTTTGAAACGGACTCTGGAAACGGCGCAACTACTGCAGGTATCGAGTCGCCGATGTATATGATCGGTGTCGCGTCGGATCGGCCGGTCGATGATGTGAGCATGAGCGGCGTCTTTTCGCAGGATATTCAAGCGTCCGAACCAGTCCTCAAACGTGTCGAATTCGAACAGGCTCACTGGGCCGAAATCCTGATGAAGGATATTGATCAGATTTCGGGAAAAGTTGATGCGCTTCAGCGCAACAACTGGATGAGTCGGGCTTCTTTGACAAAGTTTCTGAAGCGTTTGATTTATGCTCGTTTGTTGTACACCTTGTCGGAAGTCAGTGCCTTCAGTACTCGAAGACGCAGACGGTTTCTGAAATCGGCTGAAAAGCGTGACCCGATGTTGCTGTCGCGCAAGGTCGATCAGTTCTGCCTCGACTATTATCAGAGAATTGCTTCAAACAGGATTATCGCGGCGAGCCGCTCCAGTATTAGCGCCCAGACCGGCGTGAGGGTGACTGCGATCGTGCCGAACTTTAACCACGCGCGATATCTTCCCCAACGTCTGGACAGCATTCTGTCGCAGACATATCCGCTTATCGATGTTCTGGTTCTTGATGATTGCTCCAGTGACGACAGTCGTTCGGTAATAGACTCATATGTCAAGCGTTTCCCTGAGCGTATCAGAGCTGTCTATAATACCGAGAACTCCGGAAATGTGTTCCGTCAATGGCAGAAGGGTCACTCGCTGGCGAAGGGTGATTTGGTCTGGATTTGCGAAAGTGACGATTTTTGCGAGCCGACTTTCGTTGAAAGAATGATCAATGCATTTCGTGACCCAAGCGTGATGATGGCGTTCGGGCGAATCCAATTTGCGAATAGTCAGGGAGAGTATTTTGCCGGGCTGGATCATTACCGTGAGGATAGTGAGCCAGGGATCTGGGAAGCGCGCCTGACTCGTCCGGCAGCCGAGTGGTTTCGCGGCGGCTTTGGCGTCAAAAATGTGATTGCCAACGTCGGAGGAAGCCTCTGGCGGCGTTTTGAGATTTCCGATCAGGTCTGGGAAGAGGCCAGAAGTTACAAAATCATGGGCGACTGGTACCTCTATTCGGCTATCGCAGCGGGTGGACAGATCGCATACGAGCCCAGTTCTGTCAGCTATTTCCGTATTCACGATAGCAATACATCCGGTAGCAGCGCCCAATCGAAGCCAGAATATTATAAAGAATATGCGCGACTGATGACATCGTTGAAGAAACGATGGGATATTCCAGATGGCACCCTCAAACGCTTTATCGAGGTCTGTCGCAGCGTCTCGAAAAGTGCTGGAGTCCAGGCCGAAGAATTTCAAAAGCTGGTGAATTACCAAAGCCTTAGTGCGGTCCCGCGTGAACATATTCATGTTCTAGTCGGCATTTTGGGCTTTTCGTTCGGCGGTGGAGAAATATTCCCGATTCACCTCGCGAATGCACTTCGACGCAAGGGGATCATGGTCTCCATTCTTCAGATGCACGACGCGGACGATCATAAAGACGTGCGGCGTATGCTCGACCCTGGTATCCCTGTCTACACGGCCAATGCGGTTCGCGACATGGGAATAGATAATTTCATCACGAATGCAGGAATCTCGGTGATCCATTCGCATGTTGCCAATGTCGAGGGGTTCTTGCTCGACGGACAAGGCATCTCAGCGCCCTTTATTTCGACACTGCATGGATCCTATGAGGCGATGGATGTTTCGACGAGCAGGATCGACCGCTGGAGCAGGAAAATTGATAAATTCGCCTATACTGCCGATCGGAACTTGGGGCCGTTCGATAATCTTCAGATCGGTAAAGAAAAATTCGTAAAAGTAAAAAATGCGATGCCTGTTGATGAAGTAGCGTTCCCCAAAACGCGTGCTCAGCTGGGTGTGGCAGAGGATGCTGTCGTATTTTCGCTTGTTGCGCGAGGGGCTGAAGGCAAAGGCTGGGTGGAGGCCGTCAGGGCATATCGCTTATTGCGGGAGCGGCGACCAGATGTCCCGATGGCGATGCTTATGGTGGGCGAAGGGCCAGCCACGGACGATGCCAAGCTCTTAGCGGCGACGGACGGGACCATTCACTTCCTTGGTTTTGTTAAGGAGATCTATGGCCTCTACCGTATTAGCGACGTGGCTCTGATACCGACACGTTTTCCAGGTGAATCTTATCCCCTGTGCTTGATACAGGCGCTTCAAGTTGGGGTCCCGTGCGTGTCCACGGATGTCGGCGAGATCAAGGCAATGTCACAGATCGATGGCCAACAAGCTGGAATTATCATCGCCAATGACAGCGACAACGACCGATTTGTGAATGAATTGAGCGGCGCCATGGAAAAAATCTTGGAGAAAGATGTCCGTGACGGCTTTAGAGAAAAAGCGCAAGTCCTTGGAGCAACATATGATATTGATGTGCTCGCTGGTGAGTATCTCGATCATTATCGTTCTGTGCTCGCAAGGAAGTGA
- a CDS encoding ABC transporter ATP-binding protein, with product MIGSFLSPDDKKLLTRLFKENFKKHVGWYSAAIAAMLVVAGMTSLSAWIMRDIVNSVYLKQGFDVVLEIAFAVAAIFIVKGLATFVQSYYLSKAGNSIVAEQQRKIYDRLLKQGVSFFQNLPSSELLVRVTYNAQAARSVIDTIVTSFVRDLFSLLGLIIVMFAQNFLLSAISMIIGPLAIFSVRLVLRRVRKIMEAELASLGEIVNVVQETSIGVRVIKAFSLEKLMAQRMNKAVSDVEQRANGIARLEAATSPIMETLSGLAIAVVIAVSGYTVLEKGGSPGDLMAFITALLLAYEPAKRLARMRVQIEGGMIGVRMMFEVLDAPLTLTEKKDAVPLPKASGDVELKNVSFEYVPGQPVLKDISVLFEGGKMTALVGPSGSGKSTIINLMMRLYDPQNGSVEINGMDLRDVSFASLREHVSYVGQETFLFSGTIKHNISVGRDNATEEEIIAAAKAANAHDFIMKMQDGYNTRLGENGSGLSGGQRQRVAIARAMLRDADILILDEATSALDSESEALVRDALERLTLNKTSIVIAHRLSTINRADKIVVMDNGEVAEQGSRRELLANDGLYKRLHSIQFDADVA from the coding sequence GTGATCGGATCATTTTTGTCGCCAGACGACAAAAAGCTGTTAACGCGGCTATTTAAGGAAAACTTCAAAAAACACGTTGGCTGGTATTCTGCGGCAATAGCAGCGATGCTCGTTGTCGCTGGTATGACATCTCTCAGCGCGTGGATAATGCGTGATATCGTCAACAGCGTCTATCTGAAGCAAGGTTTCGATGTCGTCCTTGAGATTGCGTTTGCAGTGGCAGCTATCTTCATAGTGAAGGGCCTCGCTACCTTCGTGCAGAGCTACTATCTCAGCAAAGCTGGCAACAGCATCGTCGCCGAGCAGCAACGCAAGATTTACGATCGACTTCTGAAGCAGGGCGTGTCCTTTTTCCAAAACCTCCCATCTTCCGAACTGCTCGTTCGCGTCACTTACAACGCCCAAGCTGCCCGCAGCGTCATCGACACGATCGTCACATCCTTCGTCCGCGACCTCTTCTCCCTCCTCGGCTTGATCATCGTGATGTTTGCCCAGAATTTCCTTCTGAGCGCGATTTCAATGATTATCGGTCCGTTAGCAATCTTCAGCGTTCGTCTCGTGCTGCGGCGCGTCCGAAAGATCATGGAGGCGGAACTTGCTTCATTGGGCGAAATCGTCAACGTCGTCCAGGAAACCAGCATCGGCGTGCGAGTCATAAAGGCTTTTTCCCTGGAAAAGCTGATGGCACAACGCATGAACAAAGCGGTTTCCGATGTCGAGCAGCGGGCCAATGGCATAGCCAGACTGGAAGCCGCGACCAGCCCAATCATGGAGACCCTGTCTGGCCTTGCTATCGCTGTGGTAATTGCAGTTTCAGGTTACACCGTACTCGAAAAAGGCGGTTCCCCCGGCGATCTGATGGCCTTCATTACAGCCCTTCTCCTTGCCTACGAGCCTGCCAAACGACTTGCGCGCATGCGCGTGCAGATTGAGGGCGGGATGATCGGCGTGCGCATGATGTTCGAGGTGCTGGACGCCCCGCTAACGCTAACCGAAAAGAAGGATGCAGTCCCGCTTCCCAAAGCAAGCGGCGATGTCGAGCTTAAGAATGTCAGCTTCGAGTACGTGCCCGGCCAGCCTGTTCTCAAGGACATCAGCGTCCTCTTCGAAGGCGGTAAGATGACGGCGCTGGTTGGCCCCTCAGGCAGTGGCAAGTCGACGATCATCAACCTCATGATGCGTCTTTACGATCCACAGAACGGCTCCGTTGAAATCAACGGCATGGATCTGCGCGATGTTTCCTTTGCAAGCCTGCGCGAACATGTTTCTTACGTCGGTCAAGAAACATTCCTGTTCTCCGGGACGATCAAGCACAACATTTCCGTCGGCCGCGATAACGCGACAGAGGAAGAGATCATTGCGGCAGCAAAGGCTGCGAATGCGCATGATTTCATCATGAAGATGCAGGACGGATACAACACCAGGCTGGGCGAGAACGGCTCTGGCCTGTCGGGTGGCCAGCGCCAGCGTGTGGCAATTGCGCGCGCAATGCTTCGGGACGCGGATATCCTGATCCTCGATGAAGCGACCAGTGCACTGGATTCCGAATCCGAGGCTCTCGTGCGTGATGCGCTGGAACGCCTGACGCTCAACAAGACATCCATCGTCATCGCCCATCGCCTTTCCACAATCAACCGCGCCGACAAGATCGTCGTCATGGACAATGGTGAAGTGGCCGAACAGGGAAGCCGGCGTGAATTGCTGGCGAATGACGGTCTTTACAAGCGGCTTCACAGCATCCAATTCGACGCAGACGTCGCTTGA
- a CDS encoding IclR family transcriptional regulator, whose amino-acid sequence MDRTINVPSGGVERTIAMLELLALAEEPLKLSDVAHQLDIPKSACHRILASLIENGWAWQSPESDCYALTMRMALVGQKQLTRLQVSDLRQPILNALAERTRELVRLTAVQNNTLVWVGSARGRRSGLVFEPDMSAGIVPYATANGKIWLASLERERALRVALEAGLGQPGQQAANAVNTIEALNRELDAVAGLGYGRAVGEAEEGVGAIAVAIRQGNEVVGTMSVAAPLTRLTDERVAEILPLLARAASDMEIAW is encoded by the coding sequence ATGGACAGGACGATCAATGTACCAAGCGGCGGCGTCGAGCGGACGATCGCCATGCTGGAGCTCCTCGCCTTGGCCGAGGAACCGCTCAAGCTATCCGATGTCGCTCATCAACTCGATATACCAAAAAGTGCATGCCACCGCATCCTTGCCTCCCTGATAGAGAATGGGTGGGCGTGGCAGAGTCCTGAGAGCGATTGTTACGCGCTGACCATGCGCATGGCGTTGGTGGGCCAGAAACAGTTGACGCGGCTGCAGGTCTCGGATCTGCGCCAACCGATCCTCAATGCACTGGCGGAGCGCACGCGCGAGCTTGTTCGCTTGACGGCTGTGCAGAACAATACGCTCGTCTGGGTCGGCTCCGCCCGCGGCCGCCGCTCGGGCCTCGTGTTCGAACCCGATATGAGCGCTGGCATCGTGCCTTATGCGACGGCAAACGGTAAAATATGGCTTGCGAGCCTTGAACGGGAGAGGGCGCTCAGGGTCGCACTCGAAGCAGGGTTAGGCCAGCCCGGCCAGCAGGCCGCTAACGCTGTCAACACAATCGAGGCGCTCAATAGGGAGCTCGATGCCGTTGCAGGTCTCGGCTACGGCCGTGCAGTTGGCGAGGCCGAGGAGGGAGTGGGAGCAATTGCTGTCGCCATCCGCCAAGGGAATGAGGTCGTCGGAACCATGAGTGTTGCGGCACCGCTAACGCGTCTCACGGATGAGCGCGTGGCGGAGATATTGCCACTCCTGGCGAGGGCCGCAAGCGACATGGAAATCGCCTGGTAG
- a CDS encoding ABC transporter ATP-binding protein produces MLQREKDRTGYEPGVLLEGVSKYFGHPDAPIVALEKLDLTIGDGEFVAIVGPSGCGKSTMMRLISRLSHASTGQISVFGDVSKEPPPGMSIVFQNHVLLAWRTIIDNVLFPAEMTGRNREELRPHALALLESVGLKEFADRYPHELSGGMKQRASIARALLLQPRLLLMDEPFGALDALTREQMRIDLEALWLKNRMTVVFITHSIDEAVLLADRVIVMTPRPGRIERILMIDMPRPRGLAARREPEFIEKSEEITEIFLSRGILQRHV; encoded by the coding sequence ATGTTGCAGAGGGAAAAAGACAGGACCGGTTATGAGCCAGGGGTTTTGCTGGAGGGTGTGAGTAAATATTTTGGCCATCCGGACGCGCCCATCGTGGCGTTGGAAAAGCTCGACCTCACTATTGGTGACGGCGAATTTGTCGCGATCGTCGGCCCGTCGGGGTGCGGCAAATCAACGATGATGCGACTGATCTCGCGCCTTTCTCACGCCAGCACCGGCCAGATTTCCGTTTTTGGCGATGTCTCCAAAGAGCCGCCACCTGGAATGAGTATCGTTTTTCAAAACCATGTGCTTCTCGCCTGGCGAACGATCATCGATAATGTGCTGTTCCCTGCCGAAATGACCGGACGGAATCGGGAAGAGCTGCGACCGCACGCGCTGGCGCTTCTCGAATCCGTCGGATTGAAGGAGTTCGCCGACAGATATCCGCACGAACTCTCAGGCGGGATGAAACAGCGCGCATCAATCGCCCGTGCTTTGCTGCTTCAGCCGCGTCTGCTGTTGATGGATGAGCCTTTCGGGGCACTGGACGCGCTGACACGTGAACAGATGCGTATCGATCTGGAAGCGCTTTGGTTGAAGAACCGGATGACGGTGGTCTTCATCACCCATTCCATCGATGAAGCCGTTCTTCTTGCGGACCGCGTCATTGTCATGACCCCGAGGCCCGGACGGATCGAGAGGATATTGATGATTGACATGCCGCGGCCGAGGGGTCTGGCGGCACGTCGCGAGCCGGAATTCATCGAAAAATCTGAAGAAATTACCGAGATTTTTCTGTCGCGTGGAATTTTGCAACGCCATGTCTGA
- a CDS encoding ABC transporter permease, whose product MFSKVIGAVKGQAHTVGSLVGAGIVWEIAVRLLSVPEYILPTPSKVFADLYNNVPVVFTASLYTLQPMVLGFLVAVVMGTLLALLVVYSRAFEAIFYPLLVILQIIPKIAIAPLFIIWVGFGLPSKILLVFLLSFFPIVVNSIVAFKSIEPDVYDLAKSYRAGRLKIFWKVELPGALPSLFAGFKVAAALSATAAVVAEFVASDNGLGYLLLNYNGNMNTSMTFAVIIVLSLLGLLLYGIVELIERFAIPWHVSQRRDDFTVAKSAT is encoded by the coding sequence ATGTTTTCGAAAGTCATTGGTGCCGTCAAAGGGCAGGCCCATACGGTTGGCAGCCTCGTGGGTGCAGGCATCGTCTGGGAGATCGCAGTACGCCTCCTGAGTGTTCCGGAATATATCCTGCCGACGCCGAGCAAGGTCTTTGCGGATCTTTATAATAACGTGCCTGTTGTGTTCACCGCATCGCTTTATACACTGCAGCCCATGGTGCTCGGTTTCCTCGTCGCCGTTGTGATGGGCACGCTGCTCGCACTGCTGGTCGTTTATTCCCGCGCATTCGAAGCGATATTTTATCCCCTGCTGGTGATCCTCCAGATCATCCCGAAGATCGCCATCGCACCGCTTTTCATCATCTGGGTCGGCTTCGGTCTGCCTTCGAAGATCCTGCTGGTTTTCCTGCTTTCCTTTTTTCCGATCGTCGTCAACTCTATCGTGGCGTTCAAATCCATCGAACCCGACGTCTACGATCTCGCCAAGAGCTATCGCGCCGGACGATTGAAGATTTTCTGGAAGGTTGAACTACCCGGTGCCCTGCCCTCGCTTTTCGCCGGCTTCAAGGTGGCTGCGGCACTGTCTGCGACGGCGGCCGTGGTGGCAGAGTTCGTCGCCTCCGACAATGGACTTGGCTACCTGCTGCTGAACTATAACGGCAACATGAACACCAGCATGACCTTCGCCGTCATCATCGTGCTCAGCCTTCTTGGCCTGCTTCTTTACGGCATCGTGGAACTGATCGAGCGCTTCGCGATCCCCTGGCACGTTTCTCAGCGCCGTGACGACTTTACCGTCGCGAAAAGCGCGACCTGA
- a CDS encoding ABC transporter substrate-binding protein has translation MFNIMKKKLAGGVIVLAVGLAGIQSAAAEDKVTLRLNFLLSGVHTIFYYGAEKGFYKEAGIDLHIGEGQGSARTVQSVATGGDMFGIADGGSVIAGASKGAPVKSVLGLLNTSPYAMTFRADSGVKSIKDVEDKTVAASAGEASLALLPAVWKKNGVDASKVNILNVDGPGKIIAIMQDRAAGILGGLENQVVVLNSKGLEQKVFSFAELGVNTQGLTIITNTKLVDSNQDLVKRFVAASLKSIEAAKADPDAAVAAAVKEKPTGDPKLLKEQLEISLKLLPSPSAPSAPLGEMAAADWQQTLDLMKEYQDIKTDMPADAFFTNSLIAK, from the coding sequence ATGTTCAATATAATGAAAAAAAAGCTTGCGGGCGGCGTGATCGTGCTCGCCGTGGGTCTGGCGGGCATTCAATCGGCTGCGGCTGAGGACAAGGTGACGCTGCGTCTCAATTTCCTTTTGAGCGGTGTCCACACCATCTTTTATTATGGCGCCGAAAAGGGCTTCTATAAGGAGGCTGGCATCGATCTGCATATTGGCGAAGGCCAAGGCTCGGCGCGCACGGTCCAGTCAGTCGCGACCGGCGGCGACATGTTCGGCATTGCCGATGGCGGCAGCGTCATTGCCGGCGCTTCGAAAGGCGCACCGGTCAAATCCGTGCTCGGCCTGCTCAACACGTCTCCCTACGCGATGACGTTTCGCGCGGATTCCGGTGTGAAGTCCATCAAGGATGTGGAGGACAAGACGGTCGCAGCTAGCGCCGGCGAGGCTTCGCTCGCTCTCCTACCCGCCGTCTGGAAAAAAAACGGCGTCGATGCGTCCAAGGTCAACATTCTGAATGTGGATGGCCCTGGCAAGATTATCGCCATCATGCAGGATCGTGCGGCAGGTATTCTCGGCGGGCTTGAAAACCAGGTCGTGGTTCTGAATTCCAAGGGCCTGGAGCAGAAAGTATTCTCCTTCGCAGAGCTCGGCGTCAACACGCAAGGCCTGACTATCATCACCAATACCAAGCTGGTCGACAGCAACCAGGATCTGGTCAAGCGCTTCGTGGCCGCATCGCTAAAGTCTATCGAGGCAGCCAAGGCTGATCCCGACGCTGCCGTTGCAGCGGCAGTGAAAGAAAAACCGACTGGCGATCCCAAGCTTCTCAAAGAGCAGCTCGAAATCTCGCTCAAGCTTTTACCGTCACCATCCGCGCCATCCGCGCCGCTCGGCGAAATGGCCGCGGCAGACTGGCAGCAAACACTCGATCTGATGAAGGAATATCAGGACATCAAGACCGATATGCCGGCAGACGCCTTCTTCACCAACAGCCTGATCGCAAAATAA
- a CDS encoding SDR family NAD(P)-dependent oxidoreductase, protein MSTHYDLEGRVAVVTGAAGGFGAAISQRLRDCGATVVHWDLPGALKDGSFGDLPHAGVDISDAKSIGAAAINLQRQFGRLDILINNAGIVGSVAPLWEIPVEEFRRIIDINLFGSFLVCRALVPLMIETAKKNRFGRIINVASIQAKEGMHQAAAYSAAKAGLVAMTKSLGKELATADILVNAITPAASMTAMSIDAPKERLDDILSRIPMRRFLEPAEVANMVAWLSSSECSFSTGAVFDLSGGRATY, encoded by the coding sequence ATGTCCACACATTATGATCTTGAAGGCCGGGTGGCGGTCGTGACCGGCGCTGCGGGCGGCTTCGGTGCCGCCATCAGCCAGCGCCTACGAGACTGCGGCGCAACGGTGGTTCATTGGGATCTGCCGGGCGCCTTAAAGGACGGTTCCTTTGGCGACCTGCCGCATGCCGGTGTCGATATCAGCGACGCAAAAAGCATAGGGGCGGCTGCCATCAATCTGCAACGGCAGTTCGGCAGACTTGATATTCTCATCAACAATGCAGGTATTGTCGGTAGCGTCGCTCCCTTATGGGAAATTCCCGTCGAGGAATTTCGCCGGATCATCGACATCAATTTATTTGGCTCCTTTTTGGTCTGCCGCGCTCTGGTGCCACTGATGATCGAGACGGCGAAAAAAAACCGTTTCGGCCGCATCATCAATGTTGCCTCCATCCAGGCCAAGGAAGGCATGCATCAGGCAGCTGCCTATAGCGCCGCCAAGGCCGGCCTTGTGGCCATGACCAAGAGCCTTGGCAAGGAGCTCGCAACGGCTGATATTCTCGTCAACGCCATCACCCCCGCCGCCTCCATGACGGCGATGAGCATCGATGCGCCGAAGGAACGGCTGGACGATATTCTCTCCCGCATCCCCATGCGGCGTTTTCTCGAACCCGCCGAGGTCGCCAATATGGTGGCCTGGCTCTCTTCTTCCGAATGCAGCTTCTCAACCGGCGCGGTTTTCGACCTGTCCGGTGGTCGCGCAACATATTGA